Within Thamnophis elegans isolate rThaEle1 chromosome 11, rThaEle1.pri, whole genome shotgun sequence, the genomic segment CAGCCATCCCCCATATAGTTACATTGTGGAAATCACTCTTCCATTGATCTGCTTACAAGCTTCCCGGGACTTATGacttcctgcagcttccccattgactttgcaggtCAGAAGTCAGCAAGAAGTTGTAAGTTAAAGTCACGTGCTTACTTAACGTGCTGTACATTGAATTATGCTTACCtgtgcaaaattgaaagaaatttTGGTGGTCCCAGAAGTTAAATTTAAAGTAACTGTGTTGTTATCACACTTCCCAGAAGGCTCTGCATTTGGTGGAATATTCAACACTTTTGAAAcgttcttttggaaaaaaaacattgtgatagaAAGTTTAAGCTTCACATAGAAGAAAAAGTAGCAATTTTCGTTATGTACTATTTTAGTTTAATTGTATCTATCCAAATAGTAAAGAACTGTTATATGTCTCacaattatttataataatagtgTAGTCTGAttaaaggtttttaaaatattcacaGTTGAAAGCAATTGTTTCAACCATTCTAAGCTTGTAGTATGATTAAAACTTTGttttaaagctgaaaataaaCTTTTCAAAGCTATCTTATTAAGGTATACTTTATGTAACACAAACGCACACATATATAGATACAGCAGTAATATTATTTTACTTGTATACCGCCCAAAGTAGCTATATGAGATGGGAAGtttctaaatttaataaaaataaatggaaatgagTTATGAAAAAATGTTCTACATGTACAAAATACTAGAACTACTACTTAAGAGTGATGAGACTTTAAAAAGGTGCTCCAGTTGCAAGAATCTGATCTTTTGGAAAGcataaaagtatattaaaaagttACATACCTTATTTTGTGCACTGTAGGTGAGATTAAGTTGCAGAGCCATAGAAGCACGTAAGCACATCCCAGATGAACCATTTACACTATAGTGTCCAACTTCTGGTTTTAATGAGGGTGGTACACTGGTAGTTGTAACAACAGCAGTTGAAGGTATATGAGTTGATGGTAAGTGAGTAGTGGTTATGGGACTACTAGTAGGTTTGTCTTCATAACAAATTGTgtctaaaaaacaacaactacaaaTCACAAGGCTGGAACACTTTACTGAAAAATTATGAACCCCTTATTTCCAATAGCCAGGAGAAATGCCTACTTAAACATTAACCGAATGCcccaaaacaatggatggaaccaCAGAGCTCCTTCAACAATAATTACCAAactggaattttaaaaatgtgacaCAAAAGGGAGAATCTGctccttttttctttaaatgcaTCCCTAAATATGCCACTCACATATAACCCCCAAGTGCATATGTCCCCCCAACAatagtaattgttttttaaatatgttttaaagttATACAATGATTCAGTGAAATCCAACACTCTACTAAGCCTGCAATGTGTTCTTTTCTTAGAAGTCCATGTTATTAAAACAATTACAAAACCGTCAAATGGTTTTGGATGAAAGTGGGTAAGACTCAGTGCTAGACTTAGACTGAATAGAAATACTTAAGTTAGTGTTGTTACTCTTTAGAAGTACTTACTTTTCTTACTGAGGGTGTCATTTGTAACATATGCTTCAACTGAAACATCACTAAGAAGAACAGACACTTTTCCCACAGTTATTGACTTGTTGCTATGGCACACATATTTTGTATTTAGGTCTGCTTGAATATCAGTTCCATGTTTTACTTCTGGTAGTTCTGTAGCAAGAAACAGACAGTAGTTTATGATTCTTCAGATAATTCTATACAAGTGAAACCCAACATTATTTATTAGACATTATAACCCATCTTCCAATCAGGCTCAAGTCCCTATGTACAGtgctttctcctcctatttttctcctcaTAATGCAGAGAGGTTGGGTCAAGACAGTAAAAGACTAGCCCAAAGCCACCCCAAGTCTTTCTGTTTCTAATCTAACACCTTTACCAATTATACCACCCTGTGCAGTGGATTTtgaaaaccttaaaaaaaaaaccttttcagttACCTCCACCAGATGAATTGGGGAAAATGGAAGAATCACTCAAGTTGAATTTGAACGCCAACTCACTGACCACGTAGAGAGATGCTTTTTTCTCAAATGTCATATTTAATGAATGTCCTTTGCCAAATCCAACTACAAGGATTTGTTCAGGAGTTTTCTGGTTGCCACAGGTGCTAACATTCATTTCATGAGCATCAGATGGAAGTGTGAAGATTGCATTCTAAAATACATAAGAGATTATTTATATTTAACACCTGTAAATTTAACATGCAATCTCCCATGATTTTAGTTTGAAGTGAACTTCCTTCCAACAAGCCCACAATAGTATACAATAGATTATTACATATTCATTTGAGTGGGAAGGCCAAACAAAATTTATAAAAAGTGATCTAACAAGTATTTATTTTGTATCCCACCTATACTATTTTTACACATAACTCAAAATGGTAAATGTATCTGCTACACCTCCTGtctatttccccccacaacaatcttgtgagAATATCATGGGTGAATATGGATTTATACACAAATCTGCCAAATCTCAAACTAATAAATCAATTTTtgatcatttatttttatatgccCAGCATTGATAATGAGCACTTCAAACATATAATTCCTTCATCATACAATGGTCAATCTTGCCCAATACATGGGCAACATTAACACATGCCCATATATTTGTAGCAGCCTTGACATCTACGTTCATTCTCGTTATACACAGAATTGAGATGGTTCTTGAGCAAAACTTTTCAACCACACCTTatcatttaattttgattttatattCTAAACAGCTTTTCTTAGGAGGGGCAGAGGCaaagaataataattagaaatgtgcacaattattaggcaagtgaGTATTTTGACTATATCATCCTTTGTATGCATATTTTACATTTCCAAGCTGTAtaaacttacaatacaatacaacagcagagttggaagggatcttggaagtcttctagtccaaccccctgcctaggcaggaaaccctacacctatAGCCATAACCAATGACTATTccatatcttcttaaagacttccagtgttgggtcattcacaatttctagaggcaagctattccactgatgaattgttttctgtcaggaaatttcttctcagttctat encodes:
- the LAMP1 gene encoding lysosome-associated membrane glycoprotein 1, with amino-acid sequence MAGRSAVGFLLAAALFGFLQTASSFQVKDQDGKLCLSANFSMRFTVEFETKSHKKQNAIFTLPSDAHEMNVSTCGNQKTPEQILVVGFGKGHSLNMTFEKKASLYVVSELAFKFNLSDSSIFPNSSGGELPEVKHGTDIQADLNTKYVCHSNKSITVGKVSVLLSDVSVEAYVTNDTLSKKNTICYEDKPTSSPITTTHLPSTHIPSTAVVTTTSVPPSLKPEVGHYSVNGSSGMCLRASMALQLNLTYSAQNKNVSKVLNIPPNAEPSGKCDNNTVTLNLTSGTTKISFNFAQNSSTEKYFLHGIFLSAEVPSTEKNINATNNSLSALRATIGKSYKCVAEEIIQVSDKAALNIYNVQVQAFKIAGDKFGAVEECQLDENNMLIPIVVGAALAGLVLIVLIAYLIGRKRSHAGYQTI